The following is a genomic window from Marinococcus sp. PL1-022.
ACGTGGGCGATATTATCCACCGAGGCGGAACGAAGCTGTATACTGCCCGCTGCGAAGAATTCCGTACACCCGAAGGACGCCAAAAGGCAGTGGATCAGCTGAACGCAAGAGGTATTGAAGCATTGGTCGTTATAGGAGGCGACGGCTCTTTCCGCGGCGCTGAAAAATTGACAGAGCTGGGCTATCCGACAATTGGTGTGCCGGGTACAATTGACAATGACATCCCAGGGACGGATTACACAATCGGCTTTGATACAGCACTGAACACAGTCATCGACGCTATTGATAAAATCCGTGATACCGCGACTTCACATGAGCGTACATACGTGATTGAAGTAATGGGAAGGAATGCCGGTGATCTTGCTCTCTGGTCCGGGCTCGCCGACGGCGCAGAAACGATTCTTATTCCGGAGGAAGAGTATGACATGGACCAGGTAGTAAGCCGTCTCCGCCGCGGTCATGCGAGAGGTAAAAAACACAGTATCATTATTATTGCTGAGGGCGTGGGAAGCGGAACAGAATTCGGCCAAAAAATTCAGGAGACAACGAACCTTGAAACAAGGGTGACTGTGCTTGGCCATATTCAGCGCGGAGGCTCACCGACCGGCTTTGACCGTGTGCTCGCAAGCCGTCTCGGAGCAAGAGCCGTGGAGCTTCTTCTAAACGGCAAAGAAGGACGGATGGTCGGCATTGAAAAAAATGAAATTGTTGATAAATCCATTCCCGAAGTGCTTAAGCAAAAGCATCAGGTAGACTCCGGCATGTATAAATTGTCTCAGGAACTGTCAATTTAATTCCGGGTTCAAGGCAGTGTCACGAATGAAAAGTTTCTGTGGTACAATAAACTAGGATTTTAGAGAGAGAATAGGAGGAAGATCATGCGAAAAACAAAAATTGTATGTACGATAGGACCGGCAAGCGAAGCGCCGGAAACGCTGGAAAAATTAATTGAAAATGGCATGAACGTAGCGAGACTCAACTTTTCCCACGGGGACTTTGATGAACATCAGGCCCGGATTGACAGCATACGCGAAGTTTCTGCCCGCCTGAAAAAAAATGTCGCTATTCTGCTGGATACAAAGGGGCCGGAAGTACGGACTCATACGATGGAAGGCGGCGCCATTCAGCTTGAAAAAGGGCAGTCACTTATCATCAGTACAGAAGAAGTTGTAGGGACGACGGAAAAAATCTCTGTCACCCACGGCGGCCTGACGGATGATATGGAAGTCGGCAAAAAAATCCTTCTTGATGACGGGCTGATTGAGCTTGAAGTAACCGGTATCGAGGAGAAGGAAGTTCATACGAAAGTGCTCAATAGCGGCGAACTGAAAAACAAAAAGGGCGTTAACCTTCCGAACGTGAAGGTCAATCTGCCGGGTATAACAGAAAAAGATGCAGATGACATTGAATTTGGAATCAGAAACAACGTCGATTTTATTGCTGCTTCATTTGTACGCCGGGCCTCCGATGTTTTGGAAATCCGCGAGCTTCTGGAAAAGCACGGAGCAGAAGACACATTCATCGTGCCGAAAATTGAAAACCAGGAAGGCATCGACAATGTCGAGGAAATTCTTGAAGTGTCCGACGGACTGATGGTGGCGCGCGGAGATATGGGCGTTGAAATCCCGCCAGAAGAAGTGCCGCTCGTGCAAAAGCGCCTGATTAAACGCTGCAATTTCCTGGCCAAGCCGGTCATTACAGCTACGCAGATGCTCGATTCCATGCAGCACAATCCACGTCCAACCCGTGCTGAAGCAAGTGACGTGGCGAATGCCATTTTTGATGGTACAGATGCCATCATGCTTTCCGGGGAAACAGCAGCCGGGGATTATCCGGTGGAATCCGTGGAAACAATGAGCAACATCGCGCTGAGAGCAGAGTCATCCCTGCAGTACCGCAATACGCTTGATGAAAAAACAAAAGAAAGCAAGCCTTCAATTACCAACTCCATTGGGCAGTCCGTTGCCTATACGGCCCATTCATTGAATGCTTCGGCGAT
Proteins encoded in this region:
- the pyk gene encoding pyruvate kinase — encoded protein: MRKTKIVCTIGPASEAPETLEKLIENGMNVARLNFSHGDFDEHQARIDSIREVSARLKKNVAILLDTKGPEVRTHTMEGGAIQLEKGQSLIISTEEVVGTTEKISVTHGGLTDDMEVGKKILLDDGLIELEVTGIEEKEVHTKVLNSGELKNKKGVNLPNVKVNLPGITEKDADDIEFGIRNNVDFIAASFVRRASDVLEIRELLEKHGAEDTFIVPKIENQEGIDNVEEILEVSDGLMVARGDMGVEIPPEEVPLVQKRLIKRCNFLAKPVITATQMLDSMQHNPRPTRAEASDVANAIFDGTDAIMLSGETAAGDYPVESVETMSNIALRAESSLQYRNTLDEKTKESKPSITNSIGQSVAYTAHSLNASAILTATESGYTARIVSKYRPESPIIAVTSNERVYRRLALIWGVEGLLGTKSSTTDEMLDVTVSKALSEELVSRGDLVVISAGVPVGETGTTNLMKVHVIGETVAKGQGIGRYTAAGRVVVAGSAEEANAKMTEGAVLVTQATDKDMMPAVEKALAVVTEEGGLTSHAAVVGLNLGIPVVVGVEEARSLFEDGEEITVDASRGDIYRGHASVL
- the pfkA gene encoding 6-phosphofructokinase, encoding MKRIGVLTSGGDSPGMNAAIRAVVRKAIYHDLEVYGIQYGYAGLIEGDIEKMELGDVGDIIHRGGTKLYTARCEEFRTPEGRQKAVDQLNARGIEALVVIGGDGSFRGAEKLTELGYPTIGVPGTIDNDIPGTDYTIGFDTALNTVIDAIDKIRDTATSHERTYVIEVMGRNAGDLALWSGLADGAETILIPEEEYDMDQVVSRLRRGHARGKKHSIIIIAEGVGSGTEFGQKIQETTNLETRVTVLGHIQRGGSPTGFDRVLASRLGARAVELLLNGKEGRMVGIEKNEIVDKSIPEVLKQKHQVDSGMYKLSQELSI